ACGGTTGGAGCGCCTGGCCCGCGCGCGCGGGGTTTCGGATCGCGTCCGCTTCGCGGGCGCGGTCCCCGACGACGCGCGGCAGGCGCTGCTCGCCCGCGCGCGGTTCGTCGTTCACCCGGCGTTGCAGGAAGCGCTGGGCCTTGCCGTCGCCGAGGCCATGCGGCAAGGGTGCCCGATCGTCGCCACGACGGCCGGCGGGATCCCAGACGTGACCGGGGACGCGGCGCGGCTCGTGCCCCCCGGCGACGCGGAGGCGCTCGCGCGGGCCATGGTCGAGCTCTGGAGCGATCCGGCGCTTGCCCGACGGCTTGGCGAGCGGGCGCGCCGGCGGGCGCAGGACTTCTCGTGGCCACGCTACGTCGCGGCCACGCTTCGCGTGTACGAGCGCGCCTGCGCTTCCGACGGCCGGGACGCGCCCGCCGCGCGAGCCCCGCTCCGCTACGCGAGAAGCTCGCGGTAGAACTCGAGGTAACGCCGGGCGGCCACGGACCAGTCGAACTGCGAGACGGCCCTCGCGCGCGCGGCCGACGCCATGGCGCGGCGACGCGCGTCGTCGTCGAGCACGCGAAGGAGCCCTTCCGCCAGCCGCGCGGCGTCCCGGGGCGGCACGGCGACGGCGCACTCCGGCGACACGATCTCGGTGTTGCCTCCGACCTCGGTGCACACGACGGGCTTGCCGCAGCCGAGCGCCTCGTACAGCACGACGGCGCTTGGCTCGTAGAAGGACGGAAGCGCGAAGACGTCCGCGGCGTTGTAGTGGTGCACGAGCTCGTCCTCGGGAATGCCCGTCACGATGGCAAACGCCGCCTCGACGCCAAGCTTGCGGGCGTGCTCCTGCAGGGCCTCCTTGAGCGGCCCCTTGCCGACGAGGAGGAGGTGAGCGTCGGGGTGCCGTCGCCGGACCTGCGCGAAGGCGTCGAGCAGGACGAAGAGGCCCTTCTGCTCGATGAGGCGCGCGTTCGAGAGGATCAAAGGCGCCTCCGCCGGGATGCCGTGCCTTTCCCGCACGCTTCCCGCTCCCGCCTCGGGCGCAAACCGCTCCGTGTCGACGCCGTTGTAGACGACGCGCGCGCGGTCGCGAAGGGCCGCGGGGATCGTG
This genomic stretch from Candidatus Thermoplasmatota archaeon harbors:
- a CDS encoding glycosyltransferase family 4 protein, which codes for MRICMLNPLFHPYQGGTEKVILEFGSRLARQGVDVSVLTSRLPDTPAEETVQGIRVRRSPALYLAKLPPPLPPPYTITPRFAWDILATKDADLLHLHNRYWWGPLEMWAVRSSGTPLVLTIHNARPVGISPTTDAAAGLYDDVLGHRWMELSKGIACVSQAALDATIPAALRDRARVVYNGVDTERFAPEAGAGSVRERHGIPAEAPLILSNARLIEQKGLFVLLDAFAQVRRRHPDAHLLLVGKGPLKEALQEHARKLGVEAAFAIVTGIPEDELVHHYNAADVFALPSFYEPSAVVLYEALGCGKPVVCTEVGGNTEIVSPECAVAVPPRDAARLAEGLLRVLDDDARRRAMASAARARAVSQFDWSVAARRYLEFYRELLA
- a CDS encoding glycosyltransferase, whose protein sequence is TEAPRDGPAVFVGRLVPTKGLRVLVEAVARAPGVDVVVVGEGPERRRLERLARARGVSDRVRFAGAVPDDARQALLARARFVVHPALQEALGLAVAEAMRQGCPIVATTAGGIPDVTGDAARLVPPGDAEALARAMVELWSDPALARRLGERARRRAQDFSWPRYVAATLRVYERACASDGRDAPAARAPLRYARSSR